In a genomic window of Mycolicibacterium neoaurum VKM Ac-1815D:
- a CDS encoding DsbA family protein has product MMAVLTGLTLLAGVGCTKQIQGSAEADPDAPLTQVSEDGYGLTAGFADAPVQIEIFAEPQCTHCADLQRDVGDGLAHYIGLGQLAVTYRPMTFLDTADFGYSARVSNALFVAASKRNSPAVAFQAFVEALWADQDPSGRGPDDDEIAQKADAAGLPGDVVEGIARGETAVDAVEMDAANYDLLYLVDPMYTGTPTVYNLDTDETVDIYDADWLDKLMSSA; this is encoded by the coding sequence ATGATGGCCGTGCTCACCGGATTGACGCTGCTGGCCGGTGTGGGCTGCACCAAGCAGATCCAGGGCAGCGCCGAGGCCGACCCCGACGCGCCGCTGACCCAGGTGAGCGAGGACGGGTACGGCCTGACCGCCGGATTCGCCGACGCCCCGGTTCAGATCGAGATCTTCGCCGAGCCGCAATGCACGCACTGCGCGGACCTGCAGCGCGATGTCGGTGACGGGTTGGCCCACTACATCGGCCTCGGCCAGCTCGCCGTCACCTATCGCCCGATGACCTTTCTGGACACAGCCGATTTCGGCTACTCGGCCCGGGTCAGCAATGCGCTGTTCGTGGCGGCATCGAAGCGGAACTCCCCCGCGGTGGCATTCCAGGCATTCGTCGAGGCGTTGTGGGCAGATCAGGACCCCTCCGGCCGCGGACCCGACGATGACGAGATCGCCCAGAAGGCCGATGCCGCGGGACTACCCGGGGATGTGGTGGAGGGCATCGCCCGCGGCGAGACCGCCGTGGATGCCGTCGAGATGGATGCCGCGAACTACGACCTGCTGTATCTGGTCGACCCGATGTATACCGGCACCCCGACGGTGTACAACCTGGACACCGACGAGACCGTCGACATCTACGACGCGGACTGGCTCGACAAACTGATGTCCTCGGCCTGA
- a CDS encoding DUF4190 domain-containing protein produces the protein MSHPGGDPFGAPQSGDPFGGPPPLINSTTGYGSPGYGAPGGYGAPPPGRSDINTLAVLSPIFGVVLPPVGVVLGHLALPQIRRTGERGRGAALAGLAIGYLMCVVLVALLVWALVSDSEPEAPVVAPPTSVTVPSTQAESVAPSVVTSVAPAPPERRFKVNLGTVPIGACVEIQRRSTEREDALDLYMVDCQKRPGVFTVTQRVATSADCTTGYVAAPPDRSLAVCLTPY, from the coding sequence GTGAGCCATCCCGGCGGCGACCCTTTCGGCGCACCTCAGTCCGGCGACCCGTTCGGTGGTCCGCCGCCGCTGATCAACAGCACCACCGGCTACGGCAGCCCCGGTTACGGTGCGCCCGGCGGATACGGGGCGCCGCCACCGGGCCGCTCGGATATCAACACCCTTGCTGTCTTGTCGCCGATCTTTGGTGTGGTGCTGCCTCCGGTCGGTGTGGTGTTGGGTCATCTGGCTCTGCCACAGATCAGACGCACCGGCGAACGCGGTCGTGGGGCCGCACTGGCAGGGCTGGCGATCGGTTACCTGATGTGCGTGGTGCTGGTCGCCCTGCTGGTGTGGGCACTGGTGTCCGACAGCGAACCCGAAGCTCCGGTGGTCGCGCCGCCCACATCGGTGACCGTGCCGTCCACCCAGGCCGAGTCGGTGGCGCCGTCGGTGGTGACCTCCGTCGCGCCGGCGCCACCGGAACGACGGTTCAAGGTCAACCTCGGGACGGTGCCGATCGGCGCGTGCGTGGAAATTCAGCGACGCAGCACCGAGCGGGAGGATGCGCTCGATCTGTACATGGTGGATTGCCAGAAGCGCCCGGGTGTCTTCACCGTCACCCAACGCGTCGCGACCAGCGCCGATTGCACCACTGGCTATGTCGCCGCGCCCCCGGATCGGAGCCTGGCGGTATGCCTGACTCCCTACTGA
- a CDS encoding DUF4190 domain-containing protein, with protein MTGGGYPNGSPDPFGGPASGSFGGPPPGSFGGPPPGASGQGYSGSPGFFDAPGSGFGAPPPGPRGEVNTLATLSIVFAVVFAPAGAVLGHLALNQIRRRSQRGRERAIIGLTLSYIVLVAAVIALVVWLVSGDEDSGATSSTTMSATGTTWTTPPPPRTTVVTSPAPVRQTVAVGELAVGDCVEVQQYERVPGDPSTTNINIYRTACEVRDGVVRVDGLFSQRGQCKTTLVISNPEDTIFACISDFKG; from the coding sequence GTGACCGGCGGGGGCTATCCGAACGGCTCGCCGGACCCGTTCGGCGGTCCGGCGTCGGGTTCGTTTGGCGGTCCGCCGCCGGGTTCGTTTGGCGGCCCGCCGCCGGGTGCCAGCGGGCAGGGCTATTCGGGGTCGCCCGGGTTTTTCGACGCGCCAGGCAGCGGATTCGGTGCTCCGCCTCCGGGGCCTCGCGGCGAGGTCAACACACTGGCGACGCTGTCGATCGTCTTCGCGGTCGTGTTCGCCCCGGCGGGCGCGGTGCTCGGGCACCTGGCCCTGAATCAGATTCGTCGTCGCAGCCAGCGTGGCCGTGAGCGAGCGATCATCGGCTTGACACTGTCCTACATCGTTTTGGTCGCAGCGGTCATCGCCTTGGTGGTCTGGCTGGTCAGCGGCGACGAGGACTCCGGCGCCACTTCGTCGACGACCATGTCTGCGACGGGCACCACATGGACCACTCCGCCACCGCCGCGCACCACGGTGGTCACCTCGCCGGCCCCGGTCCGGCAGACCGTCGCGGTGGGGGAATTGGCGGTCGGCGACTGTGTCGAGGTCCAGCAGTACGAACGCGTTCCCGGCGACCCCTCCACCACCAACATCAACATCTATCGCACGGCGTGCGAGGTGCGCGACGGGGTGGTTCGCGTCGACGGACTGTTCTCCCAGCGTGGGCAGTGTAAAACCACGCTGGTCATCTCGAATCCGGAGGACACGATCTTCGCCTGCATCTCGGACTTCAAAGGATGA
- a CDS encoding glycosyltransferase family 4 protein — MRVAIVAESFLPNVNGVTNSVLRVIEHLRRTGHEVLVIAPDSPRGQPPADRVHDGVRVHRVPSHMFPKVTSLPLGVPRPRMVGVLRGFDPDVVHLASPALLGWGGVHAARHLGVPTVAVFQTDVAGFAESYGVGVLSRASWAWTRRLHSKADRTLAPSTSAMENLAAHGVPRLHKWGRGVDIGGFVPSARDDALRRRWSPAGKPVVGFVGRLAPEKHVERLAVLAARDDLQVVVVGDGVDRAKLESLMPTAVFTGELRGAALAAAYASMDVFVHPGEHETFCQAVQEAMASGLPVVAPNAGGPRDLVVPMHTGLLLDVDDFATRLTDAVDHLIAERPRYSAAARRSVLTRTWPAVCDELLGHYEEVIGTRRSRAA; from the coding sequence GTGCGCGTTGCGATCGTTGCCGAATCCTTCCTCCCGAATGTCAACGGCGTCACCAACTCGGTGCTTCGGGTGATCGAGCATCTGCGCCGCACCGGACACGAGGTGCTGGTCATCGCGCCGGATTCGCCGCGCGGGCAGCCGCCGGCGGACCGGGTGCACGACGGCGTGCGGGTACATCGGGTGCCCTCGCACATGTTCCCCAAGGTCACCTCGCTCCCGCTGGGTGTTCCGCGGCCGCGGATGGTCGGTGTGCTGCGCGGCTTCGATCCCGATGTCGTCCACCTGGCCTCTCCTGCGTTGCTCGGCTGGGGTGGCGTGCACGCGGCCCGCCATCTCGGTGTGCCGACGGTCGCGGTGTTCCAGACCGATGTCGCCGGCTTCGCCGAGAGCTATGGGGTCGGCGTGTTGTCGCGGGCATCCTGGGCGTGGACCCGCAGACTGCACAGCAAGGCCGACCGAACCCTGGCCCCGTCCACCTCGGCGATGGAAAACCTTGCCGCCCATGGTGTCCCACGGTTGCACAAGTGGGGACGCGGGGTGGACATCGGCGGCTTCGTGCCGTCGGCGCGTGATGACGCACTGCGTCGGCGTTGGTCGCCCGCGGGTAAGCCGGTGGTCGGTTTCGTCGGCAGGCTGGCCCCGGAGAAACATGTCGAGCGGCTGGCGGTGCTGGCCGCCCGTGACGATCTACAGGTGGTCGTCGTCGGCGACGGCGTGGACCGGGCCAAGCTCGAATCACTGATGCCCACGGCGGTGTTCACCGGCGAGTTGCGGGGAGCCGCGTTGGCCGCCGCCTACGCCAGCATGGACGTGTTCGTCCACCCGGGCGAGCACGAGACGTTCTGCCAGGCGGTCCAAGAGGCCATGGCATCCGGGCTACCGGTGGTGGCACCGAATGCCGGTGGTCCGCGCGACCTGGTCGTCCCGATGCACACCGGGCTGCTGCTCGACGTCGACGATTTCGCGACGCGGCTCACCGATGCGGTCGACCATCTGATCGCCGAGCGGCCCCGCTACTCGGCCGCGGCCCGACGCAGCGTGCTGACCCGCACCTGGCCCGCGGTCTGCGATGAGCTGCTCGGACATTACGAAGAGGTCATCGGGACCCGGCGCAGTCGCGCCGCCTGA